From a region of the Myxococcus stipitatus genome:
- a CDS encoding isochorismatase family protein → MPTFRLSQDQAALLIIDVQERLCAAMERDALDRMLARTNAAIEGARALGLPIIVTEQYPQGLGPTHSLVRMRVKDVTPVEKLEFSAAVPQVLSLLGARKQVLVAGMETHVCVFQTVRDLAERGLSPVLLADALLSRSAEDRRVGLDLCRDAGGTVSTVETVLFDLLGRAGTPEFKKVSAAVR, encoded by the coding sequence ATGCCGACCTTCCGCCTCTCGCAGGACCAAGCCGCGCTGCTCATCATCGACGTCCAGGAGCGGCTGTGCGCCGCGATGGAGCGCGATGCCCTGGACCGGATGCTCGCCCGCACCAACGCGGCCATCGAGGGGGCGCGGGCGCTCGGGCTCCCCATCATCGTCACCGAGCAGTATCCGCAGGGGCTGGGGCCCACGCATTCGCTGGTGCGCATGCGCGTCAAGGACGTGACGCCGGTGGAGAAGCTGGAGTTCAGCGCCGCCGTGCCGCAGGTACTGTCCCTACTGGGGGCGCGCAAGCAGGTGCTGGTGGCCGGCATGGAGACGCACGTCTGTGTCTTCCAGACGGTGCGCGACCTGGCGGAGCGGGGGCTGTCTCCCGTGCTGCTGGCGGACGCGCTCCTGTCCCGCTCGGCGGAGGACCGCCGCGTGGGGCTGGACCTGTGTCGCGACGCGGGCGGCACGGTGTCGACGGTGGAGACCGTGCTGTTCGACCTGCTCGGGCGCGCGGGCACGCCCGAGTTCAAGAAGGTCTCCGCGGCGGTCCGCTGA
- a CDS encoding metal ABC transporter permease has protein sequence METTLAEPTQWQQFVAGFELFRDPLLCALLAGGVLGFLSVYVVLRRMVFVSAAVAQSAGLGVALAFYAGIHLGFEVEPVLGATALALVATMLLMMDPSRLRLTRESLLGLAYALSGGAAVLIGDRIAQESHDIQGILFGTAVLVTPEQLRTVIIASAVVMAIHLWWYRGITFASFDRIGALVQGLPVRLLDGVLMVSIGVMVGVCARALGALPVFAFSTLSAIAALMLDLRLPWTFLVATLAGIISGVGGYLFAYFFDFPVGGSQTVLAAALVGVAMALRFLIQLVQRAR, from the coding sequence GTGGAAACGACGCTCGCTGAACCGACCCAGTGGCAACAGTTCGTCGCGGGCTTCGAGCTGTTCAGGGACCCGCTCCTGTGCGCGCTGCTCGCGGGCGGCGTGCTCGGGTTCCTGAGCGTCTACGTGGTGCTGCGGCGCATGGTGTTCGTCAGCGCCGCGGTGGCCCAGTCCGCGGGCCTGGGCGTGGCGCTGGCCTTCTACGCGGGCATCCACCTGGGCTTCGAGGTGGAGCCCGTGCTGGGCGCCACCGCGTTGGCGCTGGTCGCGACGATGCTGCTGATGATGGACCCCTCCCGGCTGCGGCTCACCCGGGAGAGCCTGCTGGGGCTGGCCTACGCGCTGTCCGGAGGCGCGGCGGTGCTCATCGGGGACCGCATCGCGCAGGAGTCCCACGACATCCAGGGCATCCTCTTCGGCACCGCCGTGCTGGTGACGCCGGAGCAACTGCGCACCGTCATCATCGCCAGCGCCGTGGTGATGGCCATCCACCTGTGGTGGTACCGGGGCATCACCTTCGCCAGCTTCGACCGCATCGGCGCGCTGGTGCAGGGGCTGCCCGTGCGGCTGCTGGACGGTGTGTTGATGGTGTCCATCGGAGTGATGGTGGGCGTGTGCGCGCGGGCGCTCGGCGCGTTGCCGGTGTTCGCCTTCTCCACGCTGTCGGCCATCGCCGCGCTGATGCTGGACCTGCGCCTGCCGTGGACGTTCCTGGTCGCCACGCTGGCGGGCATCATCTCCGGCGTGGGGGGCTATCTGTTCGCCTACTTCTTCGACTTCCCGGTCGGCGGCTCGCAGACGGTGCTTGCGGCGGCGCTGGTGGGCGTGGCCATGGCGCTGCGCTTCCTGATCCAGCTCGTCCAACGCGCGCGCTGA
- a CDS encoding metal ABC transporter ATP-binding protein, producing MKTDETGSTGATSHVPSTFTLGEPLLTCANLVIGYNDKPMLPPIDMVIRRGQFVAVVGRNGSGKSTWFKTLLGMIDPVSGSITRSHPEMRSAYVPQTSGIDSLLPLRARELTAWGRLRGWSFLWPFAKKADRDAVESALDTAGAKAIAARPYRELSEGQKQRTLLARLIATEADLVLLDEPTAAMDAVAERETMQRLCLLARQRGLGVVVVCHDLEVAAEHADVLLFVDRETSAFVVGDARTVFCHPAFRRQYGDEYCHRAPEGPHRGNDAR from the coding sequence GTGAAGACCGATGAGACGGGTTCGACCGGGGCGACGTCGCACGTCCCCTCCACCTTCACGCTCGGGGAGCCGCTGCTGACCTGCGCGAATCTGGTCATCGGCTACAACGACAAGCCCATGCTGCCGCCCATCGACATGGTCATCCGCCGCGGCCAGTTCGTCGCGGTGGTGGGCCGCAACGGTTCGGGCAAGAGCACCTGGTTCAAGACGTTGCTGGGGATGATCGACCCGGTGTCGGGCAGCATCACCCGGAGCCACCCGGAGATGCGCAGCGCGTACGTGCCGCAGACGTCCGGTATCGACTCGCTGCTGCCCCTGCGCGCGCGGGAGCTGACGGCCTGGGGACGGCTGCGCGGGTGGAGCTTCCTGTGGCCCTTCGCCAAGAAGGCGGACCGCGACGCGGTGGAGTCCGCCCTCGACACGGCGGGGGCGAAGGCCATCGCCGCGCGCCCCTACCGCGAGCTGTCCGAGGGCCAGAAGCAACGCACGCTGCTGGCCCGACTCATCGCCACCGAGGCGGACCTGGTGCTGCTCGACGAGCCCACGGCCGCCATGGACGCGGTGGCCGAGCGCGAGACGATGCAGCGGCTGTGCCTGCTCGCGCGCCAGCGGGGACTGGGCGTGGTGGTGGTGTGCCACGACCTGGAGGTCGCCGCCGAGCACGCGGACGTGCTGCTCTTCGTGGACCGGGAGACCTCCGCCTTCGTCGTGGGCGACGCGCGCACCGTGTTCTGCCACCCCGCCTTCCGCCGCCAGTATGGCGACGAGTACTGCCACCGCGCCCCCGAGGGTCCTCATCGTGGAAACGACGCTCGCTGA
- a CDS encoding metal ABC transporter substrate-binding protein produces the protein MRHLHFVAAMCAALCLLAAAPARAALNVVTTVPDLAALTKAVGGQHVDVQSMALGSQDPHRVDAKPSLALALNRADLLVCVGLDLEIGWLPNLLTGSRNPRIQVGSPGYLNASQFVRVLEIPPGKVDRSEGDVHPGGNPHYLYDPRQGAAVARGIAERLAQLDAKHAADYRANAAKLTAEIDKARADWEKRLAGLRGAPVIAFHKTTAYLADWLGFEPIAFLEPKPGIPPNPSHVAGVLVLSRQRKARMVLIESYYNDREAKMLANMIPAPLVTLHGGTDFRAGETYIQHINEMVGGLEKGLAGAKGG, from the coding sequence ATGCGTCACCTCCACTTCGTCGCGGCGATGTGCGCCGCCCTCTGCCTCCTCGCCGCCGCCCCCGCGCGCGCGGCCCTCAACGTCGTCACCACCGTCCCGGACCTCGCCGCGCTCACCAAGGCGGTGGGCGGCCAGCACGTCGACGTGCAGTCCATGGCGCTCGGCAGCCAGGACCCGCACCGCGTGGACGCCAAGCCCAGCCTCGCGCTCGCGCTCAACCGGGCGGACCTGCTCGTCTGTGTGGGCCTGGACCTGGAGATCGGCTGGCTGCCCAACCTGCTCACGGGCTCCCGCAACCCGCGCATCCAGGTGGGCAGCCCCGGCTACCTCAACGCCTCGCAGTTCGTCCGCGTGCTGGAGATTCCCCCCGGGAAGGTGGACCGCAGCGAGGGCGACGTGCACCCGGGCGGCAACCCCCACTACCTCTATGACCCGCGCCAGGGCGCGGCCGTCGCGCGGGGCATCGCCGAGCGGCTCGCCCAGCTCGACGCGAAGCACGCGGCGGACTACCGCGCCAACGCGGCGAAGCTGACGGCGGAGATCGACAAGGCCCGCGCGGACTGGGAGAAGCGGCTGGCGGGGCTGCGCGGCGCGCCCGTCATCGCGTTCCACAAGACGACGGCCTACCTGGCGGACTGGCTGGGCTTCGAGCCCATCGCCTTCCTCGAGCCCAAGCCGGGCATTCCGCCCAACCCGTCCCACGTCGCGGGCGTGCTCGTCCTCTCGCGCCAGCGCAAGGCGCGCATGGTGCTCATCGAGAGCTACTACAACGACCGCGAGGCGAAGATGCTCGCCAACATGATTCCGGCGCCGCTCGTCACCCTGCACGGCGGCACGGACTTCCGCGCGGGCGAGACGTACATCCAGCACATCAACGAGATGGTCGGCGGCCTCGAAAAGGGGCTCGCTGGCGCGAAGGGAGGGTGA
- a CDS encoding zinc-regulated TonB-dependent outer membrane receptor produces the protein MSSVSRRPHGALVVVSIAVLLSAAGASAQEPPSSPPADAGSGEPDAGAPTSDVPPGLTPEEMAEIEKAFGGDTQQGVPSSTSAPPDSKPGGGLPLSIPGAGSGTNFLDLSFILDVAAAGFSSKEPLQGGAHDPTRNGFNLQQLELSIGSVVDPYFRFDANIVYSQFGVEIEEAYGTTLALPYSLQVRAGQFLTRFGRMNATHPHAWDFVDQPFAMSRVFGGEGNRGLGVELSWLAPLPWFVEVTGSATDATGEATARSFLGASNDRVLSPLDLQLTGAVKQFFPLSDDLSLMWGLSAATGPNPTGYRNRTDVYGTDLYLRYRPITAASDTLVTLQVEALYRRRQVPDDVLTDYNGYAQLAWRFSQRWATAARYELGTAAHGQDGKVAADPLDPEWTKNRDRVSVNLTFWPTEFSRLRLQAARDDARWRDEADYSVFLALELVTGAHGAHAF, from the coding sequence GTGTCATCCGTCTCACGTCGTCCACACGGCGCGCTCGTCGTCGTGTCCATCGCAGTCCTCCTGTCCGCGGCCGGGGCCTCGGCGCAGGAGCCCCCCTCTTCCCCACCCGCCGACGCGGGGAGCGGCGAGCCCGACGCGGGCGCCCCCACCTCCGACGTCCCCCCGGGCCTCACGCCCGAGGAGATGGCGGAGATCGAGAAGGCGTTCGGCGGTGATACCCAGCAAGGGGTCCCCTCCAGCACCTCCGCCCCGCCGGACTCCAAACCGGGAGGCGGGCTCCCGCTGTCCATCCCCGGCGCGGGCAGCGGCACCAACTTCCTGGACCTGAGCTTCATCCTGGACGTCGCCGCCGCGGGCTTCTCCTCCAAGGAGCCGCTCCAGGGCGGCGCGCACGACCCGACGCGCAACGGCTTCAACCTGCAGCAGTTGGAGCTGTCCATCGGGTCGGTGGTGGACCCCTACTTCCGCTTCGACGCGAACATCGTCTACAGCCAGTTCGGCGTCGAAATCGAGGAGGCGTACGGCACCACGCTGGCGCTGCCCTACAGCCTCCAGGTGCGCGCCGGACAGTTCCTCACGCGGTTCGGGCGGATGAATGCCACCCACCCGCACGCGTGGGACTTCGTGGACCAGCCCTTCGCCATGAGCCGCGTCTTCGGCGGCGAGGGCAACCGCGGCCTGGGCGTGGAGCTGTCCTGGCTCGCGCCGCTGCCCTGGTTCGTGGAGGTCACCGGCAGCGCCACGGACGCGACGGGCGAGGCCACCGCGCGCAGCTTCCTGGGCGCATCGAACGACCGGGTGCTGTCCCCGCTGGACCTCCAGCTCACCGGCGCGGTGAAGCAGTTCTTCCCGCTGTCGGACGACCTGTCCCTGATGTGGGGCCTGTCCGCCGCCACCGGCCCCAACCCCACCGGCTACCGCAACCGCACGGACGTGTACGGCACGGACCTGTACCTGCGCTACCGGCCCATCACCGCGGCGAGCGACACGCTCGTGACGCTCCAGGTGGAGGCGCTCTACCGCCGCCGCCAGGTGCCCGACGACGTGCTGACCGATTACAACGGCTATGCCCAGCTCGCGTGGCGCTTCTCCCAGCGCTGGGCCACCGCCGCGCGCTACGAACTGGGCACCGCCGCCCACGGCCAGGACGGCAAGGTCGCGGCGGATCCGCTCGACCCCGAGTGGACGAAGAACCGCGACCGCGTCTCCGTCAACCTCACCTTCTGGCCCACGGAGTTCTCGCGCCTGCGCCTGCAGGCCGCGCGGGACGACGCGCGCTGGCGCGACGAGGCGGACTACTCCGTCTTCCTCGCGCTCGAGCTGGTGACGGGCGCCCACGGCGCCCATGCGTTCTGA
- a CDS encoding Rieske (2Fe-2S) protein, protein MEEGQPDERFIPVARLDALDARGRAVVEVGGTRVALVRVEGRLYALEDACPHRGGPLSEGDLEGHLLHCPLHAWPFDVRTGRCPRQEGVEVRVYDVRVRGGEILVAASDRVAAR, encoded by the coding sequence ATGGAAGAGGGACAACCCGACGAGCGATTCATTCCGGTGGCTCGGCTCGATGCGTTGGACGCACGAGGCCGTGCCGTCGTGGAGGTGGGTGGCACCCGCGTGGCGCTCGTCCGGGTGGAGGGGCGCCTGTATGCGCTGGAGGACGCCTGCCCTCACCGGGGAGGCCCGCTGTCGGAGGGGGACCTGGAGGGGCACTTGCTGCACTGCCCGCTGCATGCCTGGCCCTTCGACGTGCGCACCGGCCGCTGCCCCCGGCAGGAGGGGGTGGAGGTTCGTGTCTATGACGTCCGCGTGCGAGGTGGGGAGATCCTCGTCGCGGCATCGGATAGGGTGGCCGCCCGCTGA
- the folE gene encoding GTP cyclohydrolase I, with protein MARAVEAFLRAAGLSLDDENLQGTPKRVAEAWGREFLDGYAISPEEALGATFTSPRGTSRELVVVTDLRFHSMCPHHLLPVTGRAHVAYVPGDRMAGFGRLSALVDCFAHRLILQEELARQVASSLARVLRSSGTACIIEAEQSCLRLRGGRQHDAITHAEAYEGSLREDGALRRELWTRLGARR; from the coding sequence ATGGCCCGCGCGGTGGAGGCCTTCCTCCGCGCCGCAGGCCTTTCGTTGGATGACGAGAACCTGCAGGGCACCCCCAAGCGCGTCGCGGAGGCGTGGGGGCGGGAGTTCCTGGACGGCTACGCCATCAGCCCCGAGGAGGCACTGGGCGCGACGTTCACCTCGCCTCGCGGCACCTCGCGCGAGCTGGTGGTGGTGACGGACCTCCGCTTCCACTCGATGTGCCCGCACCACCTGTTGCCCGTGACGGGCCGGGCGCACGTGGCCTATGTGCCGGGCGACCGCATGGCGGGCTTCGGCCGCCTGTCCGCGCTGGTGGACTGCTTCGCCCACCGGCTCATCCTCCAGGAGGAGCTGGCCCGCCAGGTGGCGAGCTCCCTGGCCCGCGTGCTGCGCAGCTCCGGCACCGCGTGCATCATCGAGGCGGAGCAGTCGTGCTTGCGCCTGCGCGGCGGCCGGCAGCACGACGCCATCACCCACGCGGAGGCCTACGAGGGCTCGCTGCGCGAGGACGGAGCGCTGCGCCGGGAGCTGTGGACCCGGCTGGGGGCGCGGCGATGA
- a CDS encoding FAD-binding oxidoreductase, with translation MSDAPGPTRVEPERVERLAAHLATLLAPDQLRRDADTLGTYARDESDSGVFPPDLVVFPRDTAQVSAVFKACVAHGVPFTPCGARTGKSGGSLPLRGGVAVSLERMNRIRSVSVEDLTAVVEPGVITGDLMRAVEAVGLFYPPDPNSWESCTLGGNVAENAGGPRALKYGVTRDYVIGLEWVLPDGEVVRVGRRTIKGVAGYDLVGLFVGSEGTLGVATEITLQLIPLPREVMTALVVFPSVLDAARGVSAVLAGGILPRCLELIDDVALRAVDGRGFTFPAGAGAVVIAEVDGSSQDGLLEELSRLGDICTQQGATQTLVAQDASQREKLWAVRRAISPALRALKPRKVSEDIVVPRSRIPEIIERLKAMGAELGLTVATYGHAGDGNLHANVLYEGPHQRHLVDEALRRMLVMTVEAGGTITGEHGVGLAKREYLSLEQQQPLIALQRRLKDFFDPSGLLNPEKIFPSLVRSN, from the coding sequence ATGAGTGACGCGCCCGGGCCCACCCGCGTGGAGCCCGAGCGCGTGGAGCGCCTGGCCGCGCACCTGGCGACGCTGCTCGCCCCGGACCAACTGCGGCGCGACGCCGACACGCTCGGGACCTACGCCCGGGACGAATCCGACAGCGGCGTCTTCCCCCCCGACCTCGTGGTCTTCCCACGAGACACCGCGCAGGTGTCCGCCGTCTTCAAGGCGTGCGTGGCGCACGGCGTGCCCTTCACGCCCTGCGGGGCTCGCACGGGGAAGAGCGGCGGCTCGCTGCCCCTGCGCGGCGGGGTGGCGGTGAGCCTGGAGCGCATGAACCGCATCCGGTCCGTCTCCGTGGAGGACCTGACGGCCGTGGTGGAGCCCGGCGTCATCACCGGCGACCTGATGCGGGCGGTGGAGGCCGTGGGCCTCTTCTATCCCCCGGACCCCAACTCGTGGGAGTCGTGCACCCTGGGCGGCAACGTGGCGGAGAACGCGGGCGGTCCCCGCGCCCTCAAGTACGGCGTCACCCGGGACTACGTCATCGGCCTCGAATGGGTGCTCCCCGACGGCGAGGTCGTGCGCGTCGGCCGGCGGACCATCAAGGGCGTGGCGGGCTACGACCTCGTCGGCCTCTTCGTCGGCTCGGAGGGCACACTCGGGGTCGCGACCGAAATCACGCTCCAGCTCATCCCCTTGCCGCGGGAGGTGATGACGGCCCTGGTCGTCTTTCCGTCCGTGCTGGACGCGGCCCGGGGCGTCTCCGCGGTGCTGGCGGGCGGCATCCTGCCTCGCTGTCTGGAACTCATCGACGACGTCGCGTTGCGCGCGGTGGACGGGCGGGGGTTCACCTTCCCGGCGGGCGCGGGCGCCGTGGTCATCGCCGAGGTGGACGGCTCCAGCCAGGACGGGCTGCTGGAGGAACTGTCGCGGCTCGGTGACATCTGCACACAGCAGGGCGCCACCCAGACGCTCGTCGCGCAGGACGCGTCACAGCGGGAGAAGCTGTGGGCCGTGCGCCGGGCCATCTCCCCGGCGCTGCGCGCGCTCAAGCCACGCAAGGTCTCCGAGGACATCGTCGTCCCACGTTCGCGCATTCCCGAAATCATCGAACGGCTCAAGGCCATGGGCGCCGAACTGGGCCTGACGGTGGCCACGTATGGCCATGCGGGGGATGGCAACCTGCACGCCAACGTCCTCTACGAGGGCCCGCATCAGCGTCACCTGGTGGATGAAGCCCTGCGCCGCATGTTGGTGATGACAGTGGAGGCGGGCGGGACGATCACAGGCGAGCACGGTGTAGGCCTCGCGAAGCGGGAATATTTGTCGCTGGAACAGCAGCAGCCGCTCATCGCCCTGCAACGTCGGCTCAAGGACTTCTTCGACCCATCAGGGCTGCTCAATCCGGAGAAAATCTTTCCGTCGCTCGTGCGTTCCAACTGA
- a CDS encoding sigma-70 family RNA polymerase sigma factor, translated as MANSTKFAAEGLSQYLRHLGGHQQLTREQEYELARRARKGDESARQTLATSNLAFVVAVAKKFANRGARLDDLIQEGNVGLMKAIEHFDPKKNVRFATYAVWWIRAYITRYLKDNRSQVRGGEAERGSMVDFSLDASIDEEGETTFLDRLEDSGPSPQDVYLSNEQDTEIQEALTKVRKRIGDLGWDILTERLTQDKPLTLEELGQRWGVSRERVRQVELKTKTFLERYLSAFNENEEQAAQDAA; from the coding sequence ATGGCCAACTCGACGAAGTTTGCGGCGGAGGGCCTGTCGCAATACCTGCGTCACCTGGGGGGGCATCAGCAACTGACTCGCGAGCAGGAATACGAACTGGCTCGGCGCGCTCGCAAGGGTGACGAGTCCGCGCGGCAGACGCTCGCCACCTCCAATCTGGCCTTCGTTGTCGCCGTGGCGAAGAAGTTCGCCAATCGCGGCGCGCGACTGGATGACCTCATCCAGGAGGGCAACGTCGGCTTGATGAAGGCGATCGAGCACTTCGATCCGAAGAAGAACGTGCGCTTCGCGACCTACGCGGTGTGGTGGATCCGCGCCTACATCACCCGGTACCTGAAGGACAACCGCAGCCAGGTGCGCGGCGGCGAGGCGGAGCGGGGCAGCATGGTCGACTTCTCGCTCGATGCCTCCATCGACGAGGAGGGGGAGACCACCTTCCTCGACCGGCTGGAGGACTCGGGGCCGTCGCCCCAGGACGTCTACCTGTCCAACGAGCAGGACACGGAGATCCAGGAGGCGCTCACCAAGGTCCGCAAGCGCATTGGCGACCTGGGCTGGGACATCCTCACGGAGCGGCTCACGCAGGACAAGCCGCTGACCCTGGAGGAGCTCGGGCAGCGCTGGGGTGTATCGCGCGAGCGCGTGCGCCAGGTGGAGCTCAAGACGAAGACGTTCCTCGAGCGCTACCTGTCGGCCTTCAACGAGAACGAGGAGCAGGCCGCCCAGGACGCGGCCTGA
- a CDS encoding tetratricopeptide repeat protein, translating to MRLILLALCALVAFPARAADPEVLARLDALHARRADVAAVKELEAALKQALAATPDDFELVWRQARLLQWQADGAVSNDKLKKVLGRQTWDAAEKAVKLAPERVEGHYFAATGIGAYSQAVGVMKALGEGLEGKFNERIDAALRIDPDFSMGAPLLVKGRYFYELPWPKRDLKKSAEYYEKVIKKHPQMLRARYFLAETLLKDDKAKQAHEAIQQVKQGSVAYDPAEGQRVQEWAKKVQADIEEELK from the coding sequence ATGCGCTTGATTTTGCTCGCCTTGTGCGCGCTCGTGGCCTTCCCGGCGCGGGCAGCGGACCCCGAGGTGTTGGCCCGGTTGGATGCTTTGCATGCCAGGCGCGCGGACGTGGCGGCGGTGAAGGAGCTGGAGGCGGCGCTCAAGCAGGCCCTGGCGGCGACCCCGGACGACTTCGAGCTGGTGTGGCGCCAGGCGCGGCTGCTGCAGTGGCAGGCGGACGGGGCCGTGAGCAACGACAAGCTGAAGAAGGTCCTGGGGCGGCAGACCTGGGACGCGGCGGAGAAGGCCGTGAAGCTGGCCCCCGAACGGGTGGAGGGTCACTACTTCGCGGCGACGGGCATTGGCGCATATTCCCAGGCGGTGGGCGTGATGAAGGCGCTGGGCGAGGGCCTGGAGGGCAAGTTCAACGAGCGCATCGACGCGGCGCTGCGGATCGACCCGGACTTCTCGATGGGAGCACCGCTCCTGGTGAAGGGCCGGTACTTCTACGAGCTGCCCTGGCCGAAGCGCGACCTGAAGAAGTCCGCGGAGTATTACGAGAAGGTCATCAAGAAGCACCCGCAGATGCTGCGCGCGCGATACTTCCTCGCCGAGACGCTCCTCAAGGACGACAAGGCCAAGCAGGCGCACGAGGCCATCCAGCAGGTGAAGCAGGGCAGCGTCGCGTACGACCCGGCGGAGGGTCAGCGCGTTCAAGAGTGGGCGAAGAAGGTCCAAGCGGACATCGAGGAGGAGCTCAAGTGA
- a CDS encoding AMP-dependent synthetase/ligase, whose amino-acid sequence MRAENQVAPSAPAAGAQEGNLVQLLIQRAQNASKAGVTHKKDGRWQDVSFGQVLDDVKALSAGLVAQGVKPGDRVALFANTSLLWIVADLAITAAQAITVPIYSSNTPDEFAYIVNHSEANFVFVDNDEKDAKQAGRLTRVRQKLADCGSIQKVILFEGAVAGGQELSLADVLAQGQKAHQANPGSFEERVASVKSEDTNCIIYTSGTTGLPKGAILTHGNWTYQAHAVQAIGMMEPADSVMLFLPLAHVFAQVVKAAWLSMGFRLIIAESVDKLLANLVETRPTVLPSVPRVFEKVYNNVVANGSAAPGLKGRMFRWAFKLFDEYVDAQMQGREYNPLAFALARKLVFSKVRGTLDEKLGGNMRLFVSGGAPLSRKIGYFFDLLGFKVVEGYGLTETAAPTNANRPNKIKIGTVGPAMPGTEAKIAADGEVLVRGPCVMKGYYKNDEATAEALEKDGWYHTGDIGEIDADGYLRITDRKKDIIVTAGGKNVAPQNIENTLKTFPIMSQAMVYGDKRPYLVALITVADEAVRKLLAEKGAPVGSYADNAKRPEVHAAVKAVLDKVNSEQPPYATIKRFTVMPADFTQETGELTPTLKVKRKVCSQKYKAQIDAMYDNAAVLD is encoded by the coding sequence GTGAGAGCAGAGAATCAGGTAGCACCTTCGGCTCCGGCGGCCGGAGCGCAGGAGGGAAACCTGGTCCAGTTGCTGATCCAGCGCGCGCAGAACGCCTCCAAGGCGGGTGTGACGCACAAGAAGGATGGCCGCTGGCAGGACGTGTCGTTCGGGCAGGTGCTGGATGACGTGAAGGCGCTGTCGGCCGGGCTCGTCGCCCAGGGCGTCAAGCCTGGAGATCGGGTGGCGCTGTTCGCCAACACCAGCCTCTTGTGGATCGTGGCGGACCTGGCGATCACCGCCGCGCAGGCCATCACCGTCCCCATCTACTCGTCGAACACGCCGGACGAGTTCGCGTACATCGTCAACCACTCGGAGGCGAACTTCGTCTTCGTGGACAACGACGAGAAGGACGCCAAGCAGGCTGGCCGCCTCACCCGCGTGCGCCAGAAGCTGGCGGACTGCGGCTCCATCCAGAAGGTCATCCTCTTCGAGGGCGCGGTAGCCGGCGGGCAGGAGCTGTCCCTGGCGGACGTGCTGGCCCAGGGCCAGAAGGCCCACCAGGCCAACCCGGGCTCCTTCGAGGAGCGCGTGGCCTCCGTGAAGTCCGAGGACACCAACTGCATCATCTACACCTCGGGCACCACGGGCCTGCCCAAGGGCGCCATCCTCACCCACGGCAACTGGACGTACCAGGCGCACGCGGTGCAGGCCATCGGGATGATGGAGCCGGCGGACTCCGTCATGCTGTTCCTGCCGCTGGCGCACGTGTTCGCGCAGGTGGTGAAGGCCGCGTGGCTCTCCATGGGCTTCCGGCTCATCATCGCGGAGTCGGTGGACAAGCTGCTGGCGAACCTGGTGGAGACGCGCCCCACGGTGCTGCCGTCCGTGCCCCGCGTGTTCGAGAAGGTCTACAACAACGTCGTGGCCAACGGCTCCGCGGCGCCGGGCCTCAAGGGCCGGATGTTCCGCTGGGCCTTCAAGCTGTTCGACGAGTACGTCGACGCGCAGATGCAGGGCCGCGAGTACAACCCGCTGGCCTTCGCGCTGGCGCGCAAGCTGGTGTTCAGCAAGGTGCGCGGCACGCTGGACGAGAAGCTGGGCGGCAACATGCGCCTGTTCGTCTCCGGCGGCGCGCCGCTGTCGCGGAAGATCGGCTACTTCTTCGACCTGCTCGGCTTCAAGGTGGTGGAGGGCTACGGCCTGACGGAGACGGCGGCGCCCACCAACGCCAACCGGCCGAACAAGATCAAGATCGGCACCGTGGGCCCGGCGATGCCGGGCACCGAGGCGAAGATCGCCGCGGACGGCGAGGTGCTCGTGCGTGGCCCCTGCGTCATGAAGGGCTACTACAAGAACGACGAGGCCACCGCCGAGGCCCTGGAGAAGGACGGCTGGTACCACACCGGTGACATCGGGGAGATCGACGCGGACGGCTACCTGCGCATCACCGACCGCAAGAAGGACATCATCGTCACCGCGGGCGGCAAGAACGTGGCGCCGCAGAACATCGAGAACACGCTCAAGACGTTCCCCATCATGAGCCAGGCCATGGTGTACGGCGACAAGCGCCCGTACCTCGTCGCCCTCATCACGGTGGCGGACGAGGCGGTCCGCAAGCTCCTCGCGGAGAAGGGCGCGCCCGTGGGCTCCTACGCGGACAACGCCAAGCGCCCCGAAGTCCACGCGGCGGTGAAGGCCGTGCTGGACAAGGTGAACTCGGAGCAGCCGCCGTACGCCACCATCAAGCGCTTCACCGTCATGCCCGCCGACTTCACCCAGGAGACCGGCGAGCTGACGCCCACCCTCAAGGTGAAGCGCAAGGTGTGTAGCCAGAAGTACAAGGCGCAGATCGACGCCATGTACGACAACGCGGCCGTGCTGGACTAG
- the tatA gene encoding twin-arginine translocase TatA/TatE family subunit — protein sequence MELLLILFVLLLLFGATRLPQLGSSLGSAIRNFKRGFSGDEETGAPGDKKAGGTLASGGTIDKDVKSQTPSSHA from the coding sequence ATGGAACTTCTCCTGATCCTGTTCGTGCTGCTGCTCCTCTTCGGGGCGACGCGGCTGCCGCAGCTCGGCTCGTCCCTGGGCAGCGCGATCCGCAACTTCAAGCGCGGCTTCTCCGGTGACGAGGAGACGGGCGCGCCTGGCGACAAGAAGGCCGGCGGCACGCTCGCCAGCGGCGGCACCATCGACAAGGACGTCAAGTCGCAGACGCCCAGCAGCCACGCCTGA